The genome window tctcctcctctcctccatcactgtttgcctcctcctcctcttccttctcctcctcctccactcctccttcAACCTcctttttgtggttttcaaTCCGTGTGATCTGATTGGCCGTCTCCAGGTGGGCGGTGCCGAAAGGCTCGGACGGACAGGACTCGTCCTCGATGGTCACTATGGCAACTCTGACCTCGTCGtcttcctctccgtcctcctcgcctcctcttcctgtggagaggagaggagaggaggtggagatcGGTGTGTGTCCTCCAATCAGATCCCTCCGTGCTTTGTGTTTGGCGCCTGTCTTCATCatgtccatctcctcctcctcctcattttcttcttctcctctcctggaTGGAGTTTGTAGTGTTTggtccttctctcctctttccgTCTCCTCCTGTCCATCtatcgtctcctcctcctcctcctcttcctcctcttcctccgccctcctctctctgtactcttcctccatctttttcctCGCTCCCGTTTCCTCCGTCGCTCTTCTTCACACGGCAGCGGCACAAAGATGCATCCTGAGAAGACACAAGAGATCAGAATCAACACATTAGTCAGAATAAGAATAAAACCAACTGTGACTGCCGTTGTCATGGCGACAGTCAGAAGCTCATCTACACTTCCAGCACATAAAGGAACACGATCATCGATCAGGAGTTACACTCTGTGTTTGACCTCTACACCTTTTCCTCTGGAAACAGTTAACGATGGCGGACACAGTGAACCAGAACCGATTATGTAccgtaaaaccaaaacaaagagctaaAGGAGGCTGAAGGTGTTCATCTTACAACTCCTGGTGGCTCTCTTTACCCCATTTTAATAACATCGGCCTTCACTGTCTTGGTCGCACATATTTGAGTAAACTCTTCTTTCACTCGGCcccgccaaaataaaagtcaagaaGATCCATTGAATCCCTTTACTTCTGTGTGAGCTCTAATCAGAACCAACTTTACCATGATTAGCACTCTATAAATCAAATTTCTGTCAGTTTCTGTCATCCTTAAATTTGATTTATAGAGTGCTAATCATGGTAAAGTTGGTCCATGCTGCTCAAAACATCTATTATatacattcaaatgtatttataaattaatgtatatatatgaaGAAAGAATGTTCACTGTGTCTATAGGAGTCAAGCTTTTCAGTAAATTGTAAACAAATGACTAAAAATTGAATCAATACCGTGATAAATACTTTATATACATGTACTAAGTGATTATGTAGAGTATAGACACACTTAGATGTCTATATTGATCGAGTGTTAAACCTTAAATATATAatttgtgctgcagcagatgtttgagcGTTCGTTGACAGCATGGCATCACTTTAAACCTGCAGACGAGGATTTAAAGGTGCTGGAAGCAGAGAAAACTTTATAACAACACATGAAGGACTCAGTGTGGAGTGATGAGAGCAGCTGTGACAGGAAGGTTTATGATGTGACACCTTCAccagaggacaggaagtggagctgAGGGggtgacatcatgttgatgatTGTTTTCCTGCATCATCTATAATCTTTGATCTGTTAccagctgtcagctgttttagTTCTGAATCATCACATCCTGTCTCACTGGTTGAAAAAGAGctcctgtgtctctgttgtttgttctgtgtgtgaatAAAGTTTTACCGAACGATATTAAGTCAGTTCGctgagctgtttgtttattaagaTCACCCTGAGAGTCTACAGAACACCTTAAGTACTTTATATAGACTCGTATTGATCTGACGGTATTTAATTGACGTCATACTTCCTctcgtgttgttgttgttgttatttacacTCTGTCTCCGTGTTACTGACTAGAAATCTGCCGCAAAGTGTTTCAGTACAACACAGAATAAATTAAACAGTCGGTAACATCCTTACTTTGAATAAAAAGCGTGTTAGGTGAAGCAGATTTACCTTTAAATCACAcgttctcctccagctctttaaactttaaacGCCGGgatttcctcttcctcttcgtctcttttctttcttcttcgtctcctcTGAAATCTCGCAGGAACTTTAATATTATATCTTAAAATCCGACAAAGCCTCTTAATGTTCAGCTTCAGCTCCACACACttatgtttttacacttttccCACCACAAACGACGAACTTTCTTCGCTCCGTTGTTTTCTGCTCTTGCACATGGAGCTTTGTTTGGCGCGGCTTGATGACGTCACGCGCCCTGCTTTACGCGCGCCTTTCTGGTTCTCAAACAAAacttcatttatctttttagtTTAGGTCTTTAAACAAAGACATGACGTCTTATTTGTTCAATACGTACCGACAGTAGTTTATTATTATCAACATCTGACGTtataatacacattttattcagCATACATGTAATAAAAGTACATACAATAACATTAACTCagtaaaaaaacacagtacaaGTGATACTTCCTGTTTTCTAAGGATCAAAAcctgattcccccccccccccccccccccgtgttGTGCTCATTCTTTTTTAATaacaacagtgaaaaacaaattactctgattttttaaaaccatCTACAAAATGAGCTCAAGTATTATTTTGCACCTAGAAGCTAAACTTTGTTAGCCTGATTAAAAACTTACATATCAAGAAGTTCACTGCATGGGAAtagttttattatcattgttttgaaaaaaatagttttaattgtgtcatttttctcacaaaacttaaaaaaacattacatttctgacAGTTCAAGCTAAAttcaaacattagcatgctaacatgctcatagTAACGATGCTGTTTCATGTTTAACATCTTAGTTTAGTgtgatagcatgctaacatttgctaattagcactaaacacgGCGTAAAGCTGAGAATGACGGGagcattgttttgttgctctACATATTTTTGTCGTAGTATTGGAAACACGTAAATGTTGAGTGGAAACGTTACAGGATGACCAGCTGACAGGATTCATCCACGACGtcttaaaaacattaattcaaGTTGTTATTCGTGCTCTTTGTTTAGTcagaacaaaacattcataCAGTCACATAGAGATTCTGAGTGTGCTTTTAGCTAATTGCTAATAtcagtatgctaacatgctcacagtgataATGCCAAAAGGTTTAATATTACAATTTTAATCTAGCACGCTAACATTTGCTActtagcactaaacacaaagtataTTTGTAAGTATTTGTGGATGAGTTATAgttgagagaaacaaaagtcCAGTGAGTTTGCAGAATAATACTTTATTCATTAGTAGATGGATGatatatatcaaatattaaCTTcataatacataaatatagaTACATAAACATACAAATATCTTCATATGAACAAACTTGGCACTGCAGACTTTTCCCAGTGAGTCAGACACTGTTGGTTTGAATCAGAGACACGTTAAAGATCTCTTCGTCTCAACTTATCactctattttattttatgattttcaaTGATTTAACAATCTATTCTTTcttaaatacaataataattataaagaTATGATTTCTAATTGAATCAGGCCAAATGTACAGAGATTCCTCGGCTTGGTTAGTGAAGTTAAAAGtgcataattaattaattaaaaagtaatttaatcAGGAGGAGTCACTTCAATTACcataaaacattacagttcTAGGAAATATTGTTACACATCTGTAGATGCAGACATTTACGTCCTTCATTCATTTCCCTAAAAAGCTGATTGATGCGGACGCTTTCAGAAGGCCAGCTGCTTGGATCCCAGTTATCTTTGCTAattattgtgttttactttctcAAGAAGCAAAACTTCATGTCATGAAAACTTGTTCATGATCTTGAGTTTATTCTTTATCTTGGAATGCAGCCTGTACggtttaaatataaatgcatcTGAGATAAATTAATGGAATGAAACTGTCTCTGTGcttcatattaaaatgtttcctcCTTTATGTCTTCAGGCTTTTGCTCATGAATGCATAATTTCCTCCTTCATAAACAGGAGTCTTTACTTCATATTAATGCCTCCTCTGATGACACCTCTCgtgaagaaaagacaaaacactctTGGACTTCATGCTGGAATGCAGCCTCAGGTATCCTCTGTTATCTCCAGGTCGGCCTGATGGACTTGCCCGAGTCCCTTGAATGGGACGACTTATCTGAGAAGGTGCCGCTGTCGTTCCGCCGGTGGCCTTTAGGGGGAACCAGCGAGTCATGGAGAGGTGAGCGAGGAGGTGCCCTGATGCTCTGAGACCTcgacagggaggaagaggaggaggacgggttGAGGAGATCTGAGgatctggaggtggaggagactCTTAATGAGCCGGTTCGGGTCAAAGGCGAGGAGGTGGTGGTAGTGGAGGATTTCGGGGAGCCAGTGTCGGGTGGATgggaaggagcaggaggagcgaGGGTGGTGTGGGTTCGTCTGAAAGAAGAGGAGGCGGTACTTCGGGCGAAACTTGGAAGCGCTGATGATGAAGGGGTAGTGGCTTTGTGCAAAGGAGTCACAGGGGCACTGatgctgcctcctcctcctcctcctcctcctcctccttgagTGAGCGCTCGCAGTGTGGAGCGACACATCTTCTCCTCCGGCTGGGGTTTGGGTTTCACCAAGGTCTTACGGATGGACAGCTTCCTTTGCAAGTCCCGGTTCTGCTCCCGGACGGATGCCTGAGGACCTGGAACCTTCTGGTCTTTGGAGTCCTTGGAGTCGGGTATCTTGATGATGCTGGAGCGTCGGGATGAAGGAGCGGTTGAGGGCCGATCTCCTTGTTGGAGGGAGGAGGTGCTGAGACCGTTAGAGGAGCCCCGGTGGTTACCTGGAGGCTTCTCAGAACGTTTGCCCTGAGACGGAGCACCTCGGCTGGTTCTGGAGATGGGCACCACCCGCCTCATGCCCTGGTTCTCAGAGTTCGTGAGGGTGCGGACAGGCTTGCTTCTGTTGGCGGCTGAGgcgatgtttgtgtttgtggatgtgggtctcagcccagcGGGTCGAGTTCTGGAGGTAGGGAGGTTCTTGGCGGATGACGCAGTTACTGTTTTGACCTTTTCATTGGTGGAAGAAGcatcttctgtgttttccttgGTGGTGTCACAGGAAGCAGTTCTACATCTGTCATCTGTTGATTGTTCTGGGACAGTCTCCACATCTCTCGTCTCATTGGTGGAATCCTTTGCTTCTtcctcctgattggctgcttctTTAGGTTCCTCAGAGGCACCTGCGGTGAGAGAAGGCCCTTCATTGGCTGACAGAGGTTCTGCAGGGCGCCACCTGGGCGAGGAGGCAGGGTCGTCACAGCGGGAGACAGGCACCGGTTGGCTGCTGATGGGTTCAGGCACTGGCTTCTCATTGGCCGGATGAGATTCTGAAGGCGTGCGATTGGCTGAGGCAGAGGAAGAATGCTGGCTTCCTCCCTGATTGTCACTCTGACACTGATCCTCCTCAGTATTTGCATGTTCGCTGTCTGATATCGTGACCTCGTCAGCGGCCTCGCACACTCCCGTCACACACCAAACCACCACCTTCTCCTCTCgtacctcctcttcctctctctgcaagCTTGTCTCAGAAAGCTTCACATCAGATTTATCTGCAGAGATATTCTGCGGCATCTTGTCTTGGTGTTCGTCCACTGCCTCTTCTTCCAAATCTGTAACTACCAAGTCGTCCTGGTGAAACCCACGGAGGCGAGTCCCTTCCTCACGGCTCGTCAAGACCTCGTCGAACACCTTCAGCTCGGGCACCAGAGTACATTTCTCTAAAACCACGGACATGTTTCCTGTTGTAGCAGCGCTGCGTTCAAACTTCTTGTCACTGCAGCCACTAAAATCCTGATCAGCACTGCTTAGTCTGGTTGGATCCCTCCTAGACCCAAATTGAGTTTGATGATCAGAAAGTCGATCgttgccattgttgttgtgGTCGTATTGCTGGTTGGCGTCAGAGGTAGGTTTGACTGTGACTTTGTTTGTAGGGTTGATGGTGTTTAATCGAGTCTGGGTACCATCGTTGCTGAGGTAAGAGGCGGTTGTATGGTTTTGTGCACTCTTGGGAGCTGAGAGGTGGGTTTGCGGTGCCATCTGACCCGCTTGAGGCTGCTGGTTTTGGGGGAAGCTGCATGAATTGA of Acanthopagrus latus isolate v.2019 chromosome 10, fAcaLat1.1, whole genome shotgun sequence contains these proteins:
- the LOC119026817 gene encoding FH2 domain-containing protein 1-like, whose protein sequence is MHVMGSVSPANEREGFSLQEEGMAVAVLTSPHHRPSGLSDIEGDRTKPPPPSAPPPPPPPPPPPLLLPPPPPPMPPLLPGLGNPGGGLRKKKRVRSFFWKTIPEDQVKGRANLWTQGRVQQQYQIDVRTIEELFGQNDCQSKSTPARGEKTRSSFRETKEEVTILDSKRGMNIGIFLKQFKRTNQAIVDDIHHGNSEPYGAEPLRELLKLLPETEEVKKLRSYRGDVSKLSLADSFVYLLIQLPSYSVRIESMLLKEEFPVVSDAMKRDIKILRAATKELMCCEELHAVLHLVLQAGNILNAGGYAGNAVGFKLSSLLSLADTKANKPGMNLLHFVALEAQKKDGRLLEFPVKLSHVQPAARISVETLDAELQWLTSRTRSVEENVQRDTELLQQLDDFLQHATSSLCSLRSSRQQLKKEGSELIDFFCEDRETFRLDDCFSIFNTFCCRFTAAAKENLEREAKEAARRRRIQELEEQKRHSWAGGEEVAGAFGLRCSSETDMSAVMSRHNDAGLLMELLTLKSRPRSPNPFGRSGSLRRSRNSPSSSPSIAADRELSTLLGMATIDHKVTQHQGKGEARTAFSSASPEPQLRSPGISPQTQPQSPRVNSCSFPQNQQPQAGQMAPQTHLSAPKSAQNHTTASYLSNDGTQTRLNTINPTNKVTVKPTSDANQQYDHNNNGNDRLSDHQTQFGSRRDPTRLSSADQDFSGCSDKKFERSAATTGNMSVVLEKCTLVPELKVFDEVLTSREEGTRLRGFHQDDLVVTDLEEEAVDEHQDKMPQNISADKSDVKLSETSLQREEEEVREEKVVVWCVTGVCEAADEVTISDSEHANTEEDQCQSDNQGGSQHSSSASANRTPSESHPANEKPVPEPISSQPVPVSRCDDPASSPRWRPAEPLSANEGPSLTAGASEEPKEAANQEEEAKDSTNETRDVETVPEQSTDDRCRTASCDTTKENTEDASSTNEKVKTVTASSAKNLPTSRTRPAGLRPTSTNTNIASAANRSKPVRTLTNSENQGMRRVVPISRTSRGAPSQGKRSEKPPGNHRGSSNGLSTSSLQQGDRPSTAPSSRRSSIIKIPDSKDSKDQKVPGPQASVREQNRDLQRKLSIRKTLVKPKPQPEEKMCRSTLRALTQGGGGGGGGGGSISAPVTPLHKATTPSSSALPSFARSTASSSFRRTHTTLAPPAPSHPPDTGSPKSSTTTTSSPLTRTGSLRVSSTSRSSDLLNPSSSSSSLSRSQSIRAPPRSPLHDSLVPPKGHRRNDSGTFSDKSSHSRDSGKSIRPTWR